A window of Diospyros lotus cultivar Yz01 chromosome 14, ASM1463336v1, whole genome shotgun sequence contains these coding sequences:
- the LOC127790446 gene encoding uncharacterized protein LOC127790446 — protein MGFNKEVMRSSRPREGSEVTKQRTLSHRAATHILRFQDKPRIGSPSAQPWHQELRQRAGDGLKFCPKTRHNSQKPWTGGSRDDELVKHMSNLPGYLQPVEKGETFQEKALNFGVLDWERLEKWKYGKTCTLPRGHTNSSSSGNNPSNRVESKNQSCTKKQLQMQSHCQSLSSSHGGGPPSRHKSSQGKAVQQDLEVSSRNTLSEQRNSNRSVKTSGRNRSDSKLERGKKKDSNQNFKSDKETSLSGSRKDGFSHSSKDSTNAQNRVFSNRIEGLQEPTNRLGRKQCPGKHKSVVLLFPKQSPQKVCAEVVQPSDGFSSVDVHSAVVYSKVPHSSPLDVGGELPDDASCTCLDPNGRPVPLSQGKRIDEDTPSTKASSEKVLHTSKYHEAATSPAAVNGRHPSPNRLFGFGLGRIARTLNFKEISSFPKLNATYPIFKSGPVRSGALDGFSSAEELQPAKFWSEIAHSSPLPVGEPDTRHKLTAAETTELSYDATSASKPPNEALKMPLAENAVRISKKLDQEANQPTAGKGRHPSPSRRFSFALGRISRSFSFREGSVVPQPSSPYGTVKSGPVRPQVCDSLDNESRNKANNHSRARSSPLRRLLDPLLKTRATNPFHSNGTATASLYSTSEVMSGTESLPDKKHELSTVQALLQLTIENGLPVFKLILHNTSDIFVAMKKLTASGKDGTEWIYNFHSVHASKKSGSRVNQADKGKGCGFGYNTIGQMKVSSSDEVGTATEFVLYGVGQADPKTQDLMPDKELAAIIVEIPVGNSCGDVEDQIRKGKELTGNASVECLKKRETEKFSSTRVSSTTVILPGGVHGFPNKGVPSPMINRWRSRGSCDCGGWDVGCKLRILTNEDQNCEQLGPSRPCSNLDQFVLFDQGGAQGNRLIFSLASLKKGIYTVEFSSSISLLQAFSICVAVLSSQKSFDFPEVNDPSEAKLQEESTLIACKGTKTPTKTHGELPTKYVRLPPASPFGRV, from the exons ATGGGGTTCAACAAAGAAGTCATGAGAAGTTCAAGGCCCAGAGAAGGATCAGAAGTGACGAAACAGAGGACCCTTTCACATCGAGCAGCGACTCACATTCTAAGGTTCCAAGACAAGCCGAGAATAGGAAGTCCATCTGCTCAACCTTGGCATCAAGAATTAAGGCAGCGTGCGGGTGATGGGCTCAAATTCTGTCCAAAGACTCGGCATAACTCTCAGAAACCCTGGACTGGGGGAAGTAGAGATGATGAGCTCGTTAAGCACATGTCGAATTTGCCTGGCTATCTCCAGCCAGTGGAGAAAGGAGAAACTTTTCAAGAGAAGGCTCTGAATTTTGGAGTTCTTGATTGGGAGCGTCTAGAAAAGTGGAAGTATGGGAAGACATGCACACTGCCAAGAGGTCACACCAATTCATCTTCTTCTGGCAATAATCCATCCAATAGAGTTGAGAGCAAGAATCAATCTTGTACAAAGAAGCAACTGCAAATGCAATCACATTGTCAGAGTCTCAGTTCATCTCATGGAGGTGGCCCCCCTTCTCGACATAAATCGTCTCAAGGGAAGGCCGTGCAACAAGATTTGGAAGTCTCTTCGCGGAACACCTTGAGCGAGCAAAGAAACTCCAACCGGTCAGTTAAAACTTCTGGCAGAAATCGTTCTGATAGTAAGCTTGAGAGGGGCAAGAAAAAAGATTCAAATCAGAACTTCAAATCCGATAAAGAAACCTCCTTGTCAGGCTCAAGGAAAGATGGGTTCTCACATTCTTCCAAGGACAGTACAAATGCTCAAAATCGTGTATTCTCCAACAGGATAGAGGGCTTGCAAGAACCAACAAATCGTCTAGGTCGAAAACAGTGCCCTGGCAAGCACAAAAGCGTTGTTCTTCTCTTTCCCAAGCAATCTCCCCAAAAAGTTTGCGCTGAGGTGGTTCAGCCTTCAGATGGCTTTTCCTCTGTGGATGTTCACTCTGCAGTGGTCTATTCTAAGGTTCCACACTCTTCACCACTTGATGTTGGTGGAGAGCTTCCAGATGATGCTTCTTGCACATGTTTGGATCCAAATGGAAGACCAGTGCCTCTATCCCAAGGTAAACGCATCGATGAGGATACGCCAAGCACGAAGGCTTCAAGTGAAAAAGTGCTTCATACCTCAAAGTATCATGAAGCTGCTACTTCACCTGCTGCTGTGAATGGGCGGCATCCTTCTCCTAATCGCCTGTTTGGCTTTGGCCTTGGACGGATTGCCAGAACTCTCAATTTTAAGGAGATCTCATCTTTTCCCAAGCTGAATGCTACATATCCCATCTTCAAGTCTGGTCCTGTGAGATCAGGAGCACTTGATGGCTTTTCTTCTGCTGAGGAGCTTCAGCCTGCAAAATTTTGGTCTGAGATTGCACACTCTTCTCCACTTCCTGTTGGAGAACCCGACACGAGGCATAAGTTAACCGCTGCTGAGACAACAGAGCTTTCCTATGATGCTACTTCTGCTTCCAAGCCTCCAAATGAAGCGCTAAAAATGCCTCTTGCCGAAAATGCAGTTAGGATTTCCAAGAAACTGGACCAAGAAGCTAACCAACCAACAGCTGGGAAAGGAAGGCATCCCTCACCTAGCCGTCGCTTCAGCTTTGCCCTTGGTAGGATTAGCAGAAGTTTTAGCTTTAGGGAAGGTTCAGTTGTTCCACAGCCGAGTTCCCCATATGGTACTGTCAAGTCTGGTCCTGTGAGACCCCAAGTGTGTGATTCTTTGGACAATGAAAGTAGAAACAAGGCCAACAATCACAGCAGAGCGAGATCCAGCCCCCTGAGAAGGTTACTTGACCCTCTACTTAAGACCAGGGCAACAAATCCATTCCATTCCAATGGGACTGCTACAGCAAGTTTGTACTCAACGTCCGAAGTTATGAGCGGTACCGAATCCCTTCCGGATAAGAAACACGAGCTTTCAACTGTCCAAGCTCTTCTGCAACTTACGATTGAGAATGGACTCCCGGTGTTCAAACTCATTCTCCATAACACCAGTGACATTTTTGTTGCCATGAAAAAGTTAACTGCATCTGGCAAGGATGGCACTGAATGGATCTACAATTTCCACTCGGTCCATGCAAGTAAGAAGAGTGGCAGCAGGGTAAATCAAGCAGATAAAGGAAAAGGTTGTGGTTTTGGCTACAATACTATTGGTCAGATGAAGGTTTCCAGCTCTGATGAAGTAGGTACAGCTACAGAGTTTGTGCTCTATGGTGTTGGACAGGCAGACCCGAAAACACAAGATTTGATGCCAGATAAGGAGCTTGCAGCCATCATTGTCGAGATCCCGGTTGGGAATTCATGTGGTGATGTAGAAGATCAAATACGAAAGGGCAAAGAGTTAACTGGGAATGCTTCTGTAGAGTGcttaaagaaaagagaaactgAGAAATTCAGTAGTACCAGAGTCAGTAGTACCACAGTCATTCTCCCCGGGGGTGTTCATGGCTTCCCTAATAAAGGCGTTCCATCGCCAATGATTAACAGATGGAGATCCCGGGGATCATGCGACTGTGGAGGCTGGGATGTCGGTTGCAAACTAAGAATTCTCACCAACGAGGATCAGAATTGTGAGCAGCTTGGACCTTCCCGGCCATGCTCAAATCTAGATCAGTTCGTTCTTTTCGACCAG GGAGGAGCTCAAGGCAATCGGCTAATCTTCAGCCTCGCATCACTCAAGAAGGGGATTTACACTGTTGAATTCAGTTCATCAATTTCCCTGTTACAAGCATTCTCGATCTGTGTTGCAGTCTTGAGTAGTCAGAAATCATTTGATTTCCCAGAAGTGAATGACCCTTCTGAAGCAAAACTTCAGGAGGAATCAACTTTGATTGCTTGTAAAGGTACAAAGACACCCACCAAAACCCATGGAGAATTACCCACAAAATATGTGCGGTTGCCACCCGCATCCCCTTTTGGAAGAGTCTAG
- the LOC127790677 gene encoding copper transporter 1-like: protein MAAAQKTVTQAPPVQAWFNATCGGQRHRRVAALLHMRLYWGKHAEVLFPGWPGNNAAMYALALVFVFVLSLLVEWLSHSDWFKPQPHRVSKNLLLTAVHAVRFGLVYMVILAVMSHNGGVFLAAVLGHAVGYSFTGGRRLLNGRR from the coding sequence ATGGCAGCGGCGCAGAAGACCGTCACCCAAGCTCCCCCGGTGCAGGCGTGGTTCAACGCCACGTGCGGAGGTCAAAGGCACCGCCGAGTCGCCGCGCTGCTGCACATGAGGCTCTACTGGGGCAAGCACGCCGAGGTGCTCTTCCCGGGCTGGCCCGGAAACAACGCCGCAATGTACGCCTTGGCTCTggtcttcgtcttcgtcttgtCTCTGCTCGTCGAGTGGCTCTCCCACAGCGACTGGTTCAAGCCCCAACCCCACCGCGTGTCCAAGAATTTGCTCCTCACCGCGGTCCACGCCGTCCGGTTTGGGCTCGTGTACATGGTGATACTCGCCGTCATGTCCCACAACGGCGGCGTGTTTTTAGCCGCCGTTCTGGGACATGCCGTCGGGTACTCTTTCACCGGTGGTCGCCGTCTACTCAACGGTCGCCGGTGA
- the LOC127791235 gene encoding uncharacterized protein LOC127791235, giving the protein MAQGLDDCEFWLPPQFLTDDDILMDFKPVNLNGKNAGSNAGSFFPFDYPSGFGSFGPSSEQGSSLSSTETESDEEDYLAELTRKMAHSTLQDDFCDAQKVWPMAGSPQSTLCGVLGGCGCKQGSSRGSPNCVSPPPAPFPADRQDGAWDLLHAAAGEVARMKLMEDSVAFAQNRGLLGPPGKQNPNSNIGFHSNQALSYRQLQVAQFQQLKQQQMMKQQGSAIWGQAKPVGLYQQNQTHQMVQNRARNNGRPLGLSQSAWPTLQQSQQQQPPNSTGMRAVFLGNAGAKKECAGTGVFLPRRLSSSTEARKKPACSTVLLPDRVVQALKLNLEAMDAQSQVQTRYSGTFSFDYDAASRHRNNVALSQKRNVRPQPAMNPEFRLPQEWTY; this is encoded by the exons ATGGCGCAGGGCTTGGATGACTGCGAGTTTTGGCTGCCGCCTCAGTTTCTCACTGACGACGACATCCTTATGGACTTCAAGCCCGTCAATCTCAACGGCAAGAACGCCGGCTCTAACGCCGGCTCGTTTTTTCCCTTCGATTACCCCTCTGGGTTCGGCTCGTTTGGACCGTCCTCTGAACAGGGCTCGTCGCTGAGCTCCACCGAGACGGAGAGCGACGAGGAGGATTACCTCGCTGAGCTGACCCGGAAAATGGCTCACTCCACTCTCCAGGACGACTTTTGCGACGCCCAGAAG GTTTGGCCTATGGCCGGGTCGCCTCAGTCTACTCTGTGTGGCGTCCTGGGCGGTTGCGGCTGTAAGCAGGGCTCGAGTAGGGGAAGCCCAAACTGCGTGTCTCCGCCGCCGGCCCCGTTTCCGGCCGACCGCCAGGACGGCGCTTGGGATCTGCTGCACGCCGCCGCAGGGGAAGTGGCGAGGATGAAGTTGATGGAAGATTCCGTTGCGTTCGCGCAAAATAGGGGACTTCTGGGCCCCCCTGGTAAACAAAACCCCAACTCAAATATTGGGTTTCATTCGAATCAGGCCCTTTCCTACCGCCAATTGCAAGTCGCTCAG tttcaacaactcaagcagCAACAGATGATGAAGCAACAGGGTTCGGCTATTTGGGGGCAGGCGAAGCCGGTTGGGCTTTATCAGCAGAACCAGACCCACCAAATGGTTCAAAACAGAGCAAGAAACAATGGGCGCCCTCTTGGCCTCTCGCAGTCGGCTTGGCCGACTCTGCAACAGtcgcagcagcagcagccgccGAACAGTACCGGCATGAGAGCGGTCTTTCTTGGGAACGCTGGTGCCAAAAAGGAATGCGCCGGAACCGGGGTCTTCTTGCCTCGCCGGTTAAGTAGCTCAACTGAGGCCAGGAAAAAGCCAG CTTGTTCTACAGTGCTGCTTCCGGACAGAGTGGTTCAGGCCTTGAAGTTGAACTTGGAGGCCATGGATGCTCAATCCCAGGTTCAGACTCGGTACAGCGGAACTTTCTCTTTTGATTATG ACGCAGCTTCGAGGCACCGGAATAACGTGGCATTGTCTCAGAAGCGCAATGTTCGGCCTCAGCCTGCGATGAACCCCGAGTTCCGGCTTCCACAGGAGTGGACCTACTGA